The stretch of DNA CCTCGAGCAGGGAGCGGTCCTCCTCGGTGAGGTCGAACTCCTCCAGCCCAGCGCGCAGGGCGCGCTCGACAGAGGTGTCGTCGGTCAGGTGCTCGCTCACGGCGGGTTCCTTCAGGCGGTGGTGGGGGGGGTGGGCTCCGCGGCGGTATGCCGGTCAGCCGGCTCTCGCGGTCGGCTCACCGCTGCGGGTGTCAGCCTCCATTGTCCCCTACGTTGCGGCCGCCGCCGACCACGCGCCCGTCAGGCCTGCTGGCGGCCAGCCTGCTGACGCGCCCGGTCGACGACGTCGAGCACCGCCTGGACGCTCTGCGCGAAGTCGAGGTCGGACGTGTCGACGAGGGTGACGCCTTCGGACGCCTCGGTGAAGTCCGAGACGGTGGAGTCGTCGCGGTCGCGGCGCACGACCTGGTCGCGGGTGGCCTCGACGGCGTGGTCCTCGGCGTGGCCGTGCAGCTCCTTGGACCGCCTGCGCAGACGCGCCTCCTCGCTCGCCGTGAGCAGGATGCGCACGTCGGCGTCGGGGGCGACCACGGTGGTGATGTCACGACCCTCGGCCACCACTCCCCCTGTCTCGTCGGCGATCTGCTGCATCAGGTCGCGCTGCAGCTGCTGGAGCACCGGACGGACGTCGGTGTTGGTGGCGACCTTGGAGACGACCTCCGAGACGCGGGTGGTGCGGATGTCGTCGTTGATCTCACGGCCCGAGACGCGCACGCCCGGCGCGGCGGGGTCGGTGCCCATCTCCAGGGGTAGGTCGCGAGCGGCCTGGGCCACGGCAGCCTGGTCGTCGAGGTCGACACCCTCCTCCAGGCACCACCAGGTGAGGGCCCGGTACATGGCGCCGGTGTCGAGGAAGCCGACGCCGAGCTCACGGGCGACGGCCTTGGAGACGCTGGACTTGCCCGACCCGGAGGGGCCGTCGATCGCGACGACGAGGTGCTCGCTGCTCATTCCGCAGAGCCTAGGGCAGGGCTCGCAGGCATTGTCACACCCCTCCTCCAGGGTTGGACACATGTTCGAATCGGTGTCTGGTGAGGGGTCGCTGACCCCAGCGCCGTTGACGACGGCGCCGTTGACCCCGGCGCCGGTGACGACGGCGGACCTTGCATCGTTCCTGGAGCGACTGCCCAGCCTGGACACGGCGGTCTCGGACGCCGAGCGGGTCGACCAGCTCGGCCTGTTGGAGGCGGTCAAGCACGCCTGCGCCGGCGCCCAGGCCTCCGTGGCGGTGGCCTTCGACGCCTCCCAGCGCGCGGTGCAGGCCGCGGCCGGGGTCCCGTCCCGGGAACGCGGTCG from Knoellia sp. p5-6-4 encodes:
- the cmk gene encoding (d)CMP kinase codes for the protein MSSEHLVVAIDGPSGSGKSSVSKAVARELGVGFLDTGAMYRALTWWCLEEGVDLDDQAAVAQAARDLPLEMGTDPAAPGVRVSGREINDDIRTTRVSEVVSKVATNTDVRPVLQQLQRDLMQQIADETGGVVAEGRDITTVVAPDADVRILLTASEEARLRRRSKELHGHAEDHAVEATRDQVVRRDRDDSTVSDFTEASEGVTLVDTSDLDFAQSVQAVLDVVDRARQQAGRQQA